A single genomic interval of Streptococcus oralis subsp. dentisani harbors:
- the nrdE gene encoding class 1b ribonucleoside-diphosphate reductase subunit alpha, whose translation MGLKHLEDVTYFRLNNEINRPVNGQIMLHKDKEALDAFFKENVVPNTMVFDSITDKINYLIEHNYIETAFIKKYRSEFLEELHQFIKDQNFQFKSFMAAYKFYNQYALKTNDGEYYLESMEDRVFFNALYFADGDEAIATDIANEIIHQRYQPATPSFLNAGRARRGELVSCFLIQVTDDMNSIGRSINSALQLSRIGGGVGISLSNLREAGAPIKGYEGAASGVVPVMKLFEDSFSYSNQLGQRQGAGVVYLNVFHPDIIAFLSTKKENADEKVRVKTLSLGVVVPDKFYELARKNEEMYLFSPYSVELEYGVPFNYIDITEKYDELVANPNIRKTKIKARDLETEISKLQQESGYPYVVNIDTANRANPVDGKIIMSNLCSEILQVQEPSLINDAQEFLQMGTDVSCNLGSTNVVNMMTSPDFGRSIRAMVRALTFVTDSSHIVAVPTIDHGNSLAHTFGLGAMGLHSYLAQQLIEYGSPESVEFTSIYFMLMNYWTLVESNNIARERGVTFHNFDKSDYANGSYFEKYVTGEFVPKSDRVKELFKDVFIPSAADWAELREKVQADGLYHQNRLAVAPNGSISYINDVSASIHPITQRIEERQEKKIGKIYYPAAGLSTDTIPYYTSAYDMDMRKVIDVYAAATEHVDQGLSLTLFMRSDIPKGLYEWKKENKQTTRDLSILRNYAFNKGIKSIYYVRTFTDDGGEVGANQCESCVI comes from the coding sequence ATGGGATTAAAACATCTTGAGGACGTGACTTACTTCCGTCTCAATAACGAAATCAACCGTCCTGTCAATGGACAAATCATGCTTCATAAAGATAAAGAAGCCTTGGATGCCTTCTTTAAAGAAAATGTGGTTCCAAACACTATGGTTTTTGATTCAATCACTGATAAAATCAACTACCTCATTGAACACAACTACATTGAAACAGCATTTATCAAGAAATACCGTTCAGAGTTTTTGGAAGAATTGCATCAATTTATCAAGGACCAAAACTTTCAATTCAAGTCTTTCATGGCTGCCTATAAGTTCTATAATCAATATGCCTTGAAGACTAACGACGGGGAATACTATCTTGAAAGCATGGAAGACCGTGTCTTCTTTAACGCACTATATTTTGCAGATGGTGATGAAGCGATTGCGACTGATATTGCCAATGAAATCATCCACCAACGCTACCAACCTGCTACTCCTTCCTTCTTGAATGCTGGACGTGCTCGTCGTGGGGAGTTGGTATCCTGTTTCTTGATTCAGGTGACTGATGATATGAACTCTATCGGACGTTCCATCAACTCAGCTCTTCAACTTTCACGTATCGGTGGTGGTGTGGGAATTTCCCTCAGCAACCTTCGTGAAGCCGGAGCTCCTATCAAAGGTTATGAAGGTGCTGCTTCTGGTGTCGTACCAGTTATGAAGCTTTTTGAAGACAGCTTCTCTTACTCAAACCAACTCGGGCAACGTCAAGGTGCTGGGGTTGTCTACCTCAACGTCTTTCACCCTGACATCATCGCCTTCCTTTCTACTAAGAAAGAAAATGCCGATGAAAAAGTTCGTGTGAAGACTCTTTCACTTGGTGTAGTGGTACCAGATAAATTCTACGAATTGGCTCGTAAAAATGAAGAAATGTATCTCTTTAGCCCATACTCTGTAGAGCTTGAATATGGTGTGCCGTTCAACTATATCGACATCACTGAAAAATACGATGAATTGGTCGCAAATCCAAACATCCGCAAGACAAAAATCAAAGCTCGTGATTTGGAAACTGAAATTTCTAAATTGCAACAAGAGTCTGGTTACCCTTATGTAGTCAACATTGATACAGCCAACCGTGCAAATCCTGTTGATGGAAAAATCATCATGAGTAACTTGTGTTCTGAGATTCTTCAAGTTCAAGAACCAAGCTTGATCAACGATGCTCAAGAATTCCTTCAAATGGGAACAGACGTTTCATGTAACCTTGGATCAACAAACGTGGTCAACATGATGACCTCACCTGACTTTGGTCGTTCTATCCGCGCTATGGTTCGTGCCCTTACTTTCGTTACAGATAGTTCGCACATCGTAGCTGTTCCTACTATCGACCACGGAAATAGTTTGGCTCACACCTTTGGTCTTGGTGCCATGGGACTTCATAGTTACCTTGCCCAACAACTCATCGAATACGGATCTCCTGAGTCAGTTGAATTTACAAGCATCTACTTTATGCTTATGAACTACTGGACCTTGGTAGAATCAAACAATATCGCTCGCGAGCGTGGTGTAACCTTCCACAACTTTGACAAATCAGACTATGCTAACGGAAGCTACTTCGAAAAGTATGTGACAGGCGAATTTGTTCCAAAATCAGACCGTGTTAAAGAACTCTTCAAAGATGTCTTTATTCCAAGTGCTGCTGACTGGGCTGAACTTCGCGAAAAGGTTCAAGCAGATGGTCTTTATCACCAAAACCGCCTTGCTGTAGCTCCAAATGGTTCTATCAGCTACATCAACGACGTTTCTGCTTCTATCCATCCTATTACGCAACGCATCGAAGAACGTCAAGAGAAGAAAATCGGTAAAATCTACTATCCAGCTGCAGGCTTGTCTACAGATACCATTCCTTACTACACTTCTGCTTATGACATGGATATGCGTAAGGTGATTGATGTTTACGCTGCTGCAACAGAGCACGTGGATCAAGGGCTTTCACTCACCCTCTTCATGCGTAGCGATATTCCAAAAGGTCTTTATGAATGGAAGAAAGAAAACAAACAAACGACACGTGACTTGTCTATCCTTCGTAACTATGCCTTTAACAAGGGTATCAAGTCAATTTACTACGTCCGTACCTTTACAGACGACGGTGGAGAGGTCGGCGCTAATCAATGTGAAAGTTGTGTGATTTAA
- the nrdF gene encoding class 1b ribonucleoside-diphosphate reductase subunit beta, which translates to METYYKAINWNAIEDVIDKSTWEKLTEQFWLDTRIPLSNDLDDWRKLSNKEKDLVGKVFGGLTLLDTMQSETGVQALRSDIRTPHEEAVFNNIQFMESVHAKSYSSIFSTLNTKAEIEEIFEWTNTNPYLQRKAEIINEIYLNGTPLEKKVASVFLETFLFYSGFFTPLYYLGNNKLANVAEIIKLIIRDESVHGTYIGYKFQLGFNELPEEEQEKLKEWMYDLLYTLYENEEGYTESLYDGVGWTEEVKTFLRYNANKALMNLGQDPLFPDSADDVNPIVMNGISTGTSNHDFFSQVGNGYLLGEVEAMQDEDYNYGLD; encoded by the coding sequence ATGGAAACTTACTACAAAGCCATTAACTGGAATGCCATCGAAGATGTCATCGACAAATCAACTTGGGAAAAGCTGACGGAGCAATTCTGGCTCGATACGCGTATCCCCTTGTCAAATGACCTAGACGACTGGAGAAAACTATCAAACAAAGAAAAAGACTTGGTTGGAAAAGTCTTTGGTGGTTTGACCCTTTTGGATACCATGCAATCTGAAACAGGAGTTCAGGCGCTTCGCTCAGACATCCGTACACCGCATGAGGAAGCTGTTTTCAACAACATCCAGTTTATGGAGTCTGTCCACGCAAAATCTTACTCTTCTATCTTTTCAACCTTGAATACCAAGGCTGAAATCGAAGAAATCTTTGAATGGACCAACACTAACCCCTACCTTCAAAGAAAAGCTGAAATTATCAACGAAATCTACCTCAATGGTACGCCTCTTGAAAAGAAGGTTGCCAGCGTCTTCCTTGAAACCTTCCTCTTCTACTCTGGTTTCTTTACACCGCTCTACTATCTAGGTAACAACAAACTTGCCAATGTTGCGGAAATTATCAAGTTGATTATCCGTGACGAATCTGTTCACGGAACTTACATTGGTTATAAATTCCAACTCGGTTTCAATGAATTACCTGAAGAAGAGCAAGAAAAACTTAAAGAATGGATGTACGACCTGCTCTATACCCTCTATGAGAACGAAGAAGGTTATACAGAAAGTCTCTATGACGGTGTTGGTTGGACCGAAGAAGTTAAAACCTTCCTTCGCTACAATGCCAATAAGGCCCTTATGAATCTAGGACAAGATCCACTCTTCCCAGATTCAGCTGATGATGTCAACCCAATCGTTATGAACGGTATTTCAACAGGAACATCCAACCACGACTTCTTCTCTCAAGTCGGAAATGGTTACCTCCTTGGTGAAGTTGAAGCTATGCAAGATGAGGATTACAACTACGGTTTAGACTAA